The following coding sequences lie in one Arachis stenosperma cultivar V10309 chromosome 5, arast.V10309.gnm1.PFL2, whole genome shotgun sequence genomic window:
- the LOC130981133 gene encoding uncharacterized protein LOC130981133 — MKKGLRQGDPLSPFLFVLVVDVLHRIDGEAVRNGCISPLVVRRDSIELLHIQFVDDTILFCPPEEETVKNYKRLLRCFELMSRISINFDKYSLIPINCEGLWIHRMCSLLGCKEGILPFKYLGFPLGVNSRLVTTWKHIIDKVEEKLSLWKAKVLNKTGKLVLIKSALNSLPVYYLSLYKMPKAVAEKLISMQRRFLCTKEDERNHIALVKWKVVQAPKKLGGFGVGNAMVRNTTLLFKWWWWFVKEECPLWKKVVCSCNNLNLNELLSTQVLPTKGGL; from the coding sequence ATGAAAAAGGGTTTGAGACAAGGTGACCCACTATCTCCTTTTCTGTTTGTACTGGTTGTAGATGTTCTGCATAGAATTGATGGAGAGGCGGTCAGAAACGGGTGCATATCACCATTGGTGGTTAGAAGAGACAGTATAGAGTTGCTGCATATTCAGTTTGTGGATGATACTATTCTGTTTTGCCCACCAGAAGAAGAGACTGTGAAGAATTACAAGCGGCTTCTGCGTTGCTTTGAGTTGATGTCAAGGATAAGTATAAATTTTGACAAGTACAGCTTGATACCAATCAATTGTGAAGGGCTATGGATTCACCGAATGTGTAGCTTATTGGGTTGTAAGGAAGGTATCCTACCCTTTAAATATCTTGGATTTCCCCTTGGAGTGAATTCGAGATTAGTCACGACTTGGAAGCATATTATTGACAAGGTGGAGGAGAAACTGAGCCTGTGGAAAGCTAAGGTGCTAAATAAGACTGGGAAGTTGGTACTTATAAAATCAGCGTTGAATAGTTTGCCAGTGTATTATTTGAGCTTATATAAGATGCCAAAGGCTGTGGCTGAGAAGCTGATTTCTATGCAGAGAAGATTCCTTTGTACCAAGGAGGATGAAAGGAATCATATAGCTTTAGTGAAATGGAAAGTGGTGCAGGCCCCTAAGAAGCTTGGGGGATTCGGAGTGGGCAACGCTATGGTTCGTAACACTACACTTCTGTTcaagtggtggtggtggtttgTAAAGGAAGAGTGTCCATTGTGGAAGAAGGTGGTCTGCTCCTGTAATAATCTAAATCTTAACGAGCTGTTGTCCACTCAAGTGCTACCTACTAAAGGAGGTCTATGA